ATAAGCAGAAACGCTGAGCGAGCGACGCGATGCCAATGCAGATGGCCAGTAGCACCGCCAGGAAATTTGCCCAACTCGATTGAGGTTCCTGGCGAAGAATACCCGCAACAACTGCGTTCCTAAAGATCCGGCAGAACGGAAAGGTGCCGATCGCAAAAACGCAACCCACGGCAAAACTTAACCCGGGTTTGCCGTTGGAGCTCCTCATCGTGGCGAACGTAAGATGAATTGGCTGCCTGATATAAGTGAATGAATTGTCGCAACTATCCGAGAAGATTGCTCTGGTAACGGGTTCTGCATCTTTCCTGTTCCCCATCCCTCATCCCCTGTACCCTAATTCATAGTGAAACGCTCCGGAGTTGCCGATCTCCCTCTGCATGGCGGACGTGTGCCTCAGTGGCTTGCTGAGCGCATGACTACGCTCGGAACGGCCATCGTCGAGAGTGTTCTTTACCATCATGGGACTGCCGAGCTGTTGTCGCGGTTGAGCGATCCGTTTTGGTTCCAGGCTCTCGGCTGCGTGATGGGAATGGACTGGCACTCGTCGGGGATCACGACCTCTGTGCTGGGCGCTTTGAAGCGAGGCATCAATCCGCGCTCGACGGAGTTGGGAATCTACATTTGCGGTGGGCGCGGACGGCATTCGCGCAGGACTCCCGATGAGTTGCGGGCAATCGCCGATGACACTGGCTTGGACGGTGGCCGTCTCGTCCGCGCCAGCCGGCTCACGGCGCGGGTGGATAACAACGCCATCGCCGATGGTTTCCAGCTTTATCTTCACTCTTTCATCTTGAGCAATCGCGGTGAGTGGGCGGTTGTGCAGCAGGGCATGAACGACCGTACTGGTATGGCGCGGCGTTATCACTGGCATTCGGCTTCAGTGCGCGATTTTGTCTCCGAGCCACATACCGCAATTATCGGCGAACATCAGGGCGTGATCATGAACTTGGTGGACGCGCAGGCGGCGCCGGCGCAATCCGCTCTGCTCTCAATCATACGGGAGCGTCCCGAGACAACACTCGATACAGTGCGCAAGCTTTCGCTACCGCGCCACCATAATGTTCGGGCTTCTGATGTGGACTTGAGGCGTCTTGGCGCGGTGCTCGCTCTCGCTTATGAAAGAGAGTTCCAGGATTTCGCATCGCTGCTTTTGTTGGAGAAGCTCGGGCCGCGTACCTTGCAATCACTCGTGCTGGTAGGCGAGGTGGTGCACGGCGCTCCAAGCCGCTTCTCCGATCCTGCGCGCTTCTCCTTCGCGCACGGTGGCAAGGACGGGCATCCATTTCCGGTGCCACTCAA
The sequence above is a segment of the Acidobacteriota bacterium genome. Coding sequences within it:
- a CDS encoding DUF763 domain-containing protein, giving the protein MKRSGVADLPLHGGRVPQWLAERMTTLGTAIVESVLYHHGTAELLSRLSDPFWFQALGCVMGMDWHSSGITTSVLGALKRGINPRSTELGIYICGGRGRHSRRTPDELRAIADDTGLDGGRLVRASRLTARVDNNAIADGFQLYLHSFILSNRGEWAVVQQGMNDRTGMARRYHWHSASVRDFVSEPHTAIIGEHQGVIMNLVDAQAAPAQSALLSIIRERPETTLDTVRKLSLPRHHNVRASDVDLRRLGAVLALAYEREFQDFASLLLLEKLGPRTLQSLVLVGEVVHGAPSRFSDPARFSFAHGGKDGHPFPVPLKTYDESIAVLRRGLQAAKLGDPDKMDGFKRLDAFVRRIESQLQPEADLPEVVAHEKRISKSIGGRTVFDDQSRQAEGRQMSLFRKNGR